From one Rhodoferax sp. PAMC 29310 genomic stretch:
- a CDS encoding MotA/TolQ/ExbB proton channel family protein, whose product MNLAHLLFQGDAVSMAVVLLLLAMSVGSWVVILWKSWLLRRASQDVLRCVAAFWQSPSVESALQQFQAFDRETLLTPMVLATQMEAPGTLAAAGDRAQQLTRVLRDALHLSLAKLQHGQVLLATVGSTAPFVGLLGTVWGIYHALIGIAQEGQVSIDKISGPVGESLIMTAAGLAVAIPAVLAYNVLGRAIGRLEAELEGFALDLRELAVSQSALPT is encoded by the coding sequence TGAACCTTGCCCACTTGCTGTTCCAAGGCGATGCAGTCAGCATGGCAGTTGTGCTGCTGCTGTTGGCCATGTCGGTTGGCAGTTGGGTGGTAATTTTGTGGAAGTCCTGGTTGCTGCGTCGCGCCAGTCAGGATGTTTTGCGCTGTGTGGCCGCGTTCTGGCAGTCGCCGTCCGTTGAATCGGCCTTGCAGCAATTCCAAGCATTTGATCGGGAAACCTTGCTCACGCCGATGGTGTTGGCAACCCAGATGGAGGCGCCGGGTACCCTTGCCGCGGCCGGTGACCGGGCACAGCAGTTGACCCGTGTGCTGCGTGATGCGCTTCATCTTTCACTGGCCAAACTGCAGCATGGCCAGGTCTTACTGGCCACGGTGGGCTCTACGGCACCATTTGTGGGGCTGCTGGGCACTGTTTGGGGCATTTACCATGCGCTGATTGGCATTGCCCAAGAAGGCCAGGTGTCGATTGACAAAATTTCTGGCCCCGTGGGAGAGTCGCTCATCATGACGGCGGCAGGCTTGGCCGTGGCAATTCCTGCCGTGTTGGCTTACAACGTGTTGGGGCGTGCCATTGGGCGCTTGGAGGCTGAGCTGGAGGGCTTTGCACTTGATTTGCGCGAGCTGGCTGTGAGCCAGTCTGCGTTGCCGACCTGA
- a CDS encoding biopolymer transporter ExbD: MSFGRLERTPGPQPLSEINMTPLIDVMLVLLVIFIITAPLLTSSIKLNLPKSDATPAAVAPTAVTLVVDLTGQVYLDDQPMPLDTLISRLSQTAQVNPDTEVQLRADAAVPYGRIVEVMGTAQKAGLNRIGFVAEPTPSSATVAKP; encoded by the coding sequence ATGTCCTTTGGTCGCTTAGAACGAACGCCAGGTCCGCAGCCACTTAGCGAGATCAACATGACCCCGCTGATCGATGTCATGTTGGTGCTGTTGGTGATCTTCATCATCACTGCGCCTTTGTTGACCAGCTCGATCAAACTCAATTTACCCAAATCAGACGCGACGCCGGCGGCTGTCGCGCCGACTGCGGTGACTCTGGTGGTGGACTTGACTGGGCAGGTCTATCTGGATGACCAGCCCATGCCTTTGGACACGCTCATCAGCCGCTTGAGCCAGACGGCTCAAGTCAATCCGGATACGGAAGTGCAACTCCGGGCAGATGCAGCCGTGCCCTACGGCCGTATTGTTGAGGTTATGGGCACCGCACAAAAGGCGGGTCTGAACCGGATTGGCTTTGTCGCTGAACCCACGCCGTCCAGTGCGACGGTTGCGAAACCCTAA